A DNA window from Panthera tigris isolate Pti1 chromosome X, P.tigris_Pti1_mat1.1, whole genome shotgun sequence contains the following coding sequences:
- the LOC102964751 gene encoding P antigen family member 3-like gives MSGRVRTRSKSKQRKDDGKANQPAAPVAAQQPSDEQPQQKEAPTECQDIMPEREKAVEEAPLDEGPDLESGIQELPVPKTGGKSEDDSDVKGVDVPTLEPVKMPEADMLSIENAK, from the exons ATGAGTGGGCGTGTGAGAACAAGATCTAAATCTAAACAAAGAAAGGATGATGGCAAGGCTAACCAGCCAGCTGCACCTGTGGCT GCCCAGCAGCCCAGTGATGAGCAGCCTCAACAAAAGGAGGCACCCACTGAGTGTCAGGATATTATGCCGGAGCGAGAGAAAGCAGTTGAAGAAGCACCTCTGGATGAAg gccCTGACCTGGAATCTGGTATCCAGGAACTGCCTGTGCCAAAGACTGGGGGCAAAAGTGAAGATGACAGTGATGTGAAGGGGGTGGATGTCCCAACACTGGAGCCCGTGAAGATGCCTGAAGCAGATATGTTATCCATTGAGAATGCAAA